AGTTGAAATGAAATCCTGCGGTggattttcactctgttcatcACACATTCTAACTGCCAGCAAAGTGAATTAAACATTAGTGAAGTTATTCCACATTAGTGCAGGTGATGCATTTCTTATCACCTTCACGGGGAACTTGAgctggttgtagacttcagacaTCAGGAGGTTATGGCTCAAAGTCTTTCTCATTTTCATAATCCTGACGATGGCAGCATCTATTTGGTACTGCCGGTCCTGGAAGACTCTCTCTGTAGTGCTAGCTTGCTCTTCCACCTGAAATACAGAACACATCAtgatcagaaacacacaaagacCACATTTTACCGCTGGCATAAAAGACAGACGGACACCACGTACAGTTTCTTTCATTTGGATCTGGTTGATCTTAATCCTGAAGAGCTTGTGTTTGAAATCGTCGTTGCAAGAAAACTTGTCTCCATCTTCTACATCTTTGCTTTTCGGAGTTTTTGTGAGAACTCGTGCCTTTCCACAGGCCAGGGACTGCAAGGTACGTCTAAGTTCACTGTCCTCTGTGAAATAGAACACAATGATACAGCTAGGGTTAATTTATGTTCATCTCTTACATGACCTCTATGCTTCTCAGAGATACAGGTTGATTCTTCTACAGGGTAAGCCTGTTATATTTGATCTACATCACATTATTGAGCTTAAATACATGGTGGAATAGGAAAGGGAAACATACCAATGCCTGTAGCCAGTTTTATCTCTTCCAAGGAAAATTCCTCCCCTTCATTAAACATGAGCAGAACTAATGTCTGAAAAAGTGACACCTGAAGCTCTTTCTTACCCTGTAGGAAGTCAGGGAAAAAAATGGTAAAATTACCTCACAGTCCCAGACTTACGCTTCTGGAATGcaatgtttaaaacacacaaaagctaTTTATTATGAATCTAAGTTTTCCCAACAACCAGTTTTCCTCACATGATTTATATCAAAATCTCTCGACTTAAAAGTCCACTCAAAAGTGACCTACACTTCAGGGTATTCTCAAAAACATACCTCCTTGAATTGAAAACATACCTCCTTGAATTCTGCTTTCAGTACACAATGTCCTAATGTCGACTGCCACTGTAGTTTCCTTCCACTGTGTTTCCCAAGATAAAACGTCTTGAAGATTTCCTGCAGTCTGACCATCTGGAGGAATACAACAAAAATGAACACTAATAAGATCCTAGATTTAATCATCAGGGTGATACAGTCAGAAAGACctaaaagtaaattaaaataaaacaaacctcTGGAGGGAGATGTACTTCCATGGGGATGTACGTCGGCCAGTAACCCATAGTAAGAATATTCACAGTCAGCTCTATATTACCAGGGATGTTTTGGCATTGCATGTActaagaaaagaaataaaaagtgaGATTGGTTCCCAAAAAATAAAGTCTTATTTCACTGAACTTGAATGTTAACAAGACCACTACCTGTTTGAATTGCACCATGATGTCTTTCGAAAGCTCCATGTCCTTAAACATTCCTTCCAATTTACTTGTAAATGCAGCTCCACAttctaaaacaaagaaaacaaatacgGTCAGTATTTGATTTGCTTAATATGGTGATGGTAATACGTTATCAATGAATAGGGTTTAACAATGTTGTACCACTCTCATTTCCAAGCATCATTAAACTGTAAAATCCCAATTGAGGTTTACATGCACGGGGGTAACAGCATGGTGTGTACTAGCCATTTTGATTTTTCCACTGTTCCCATTATTATTGTTCCTGTCTTACTGTGagtcaatataaaaaaatgggGGGATGTTTTCTTCTTATGGGAATGCTCTCACTGCAACTAAATTACACTCGTTATTTGGCAGCATGCATCAGACATAAAACAAGTTTTTCAAAATACCACCCCATACAACCTATCCCTATTCATGAAGTTAttctaaaattaaatatattgccACAGCTTTGTGGGCCGTTGTGCAGCACTAACCATGTTTTAGTTTTGACAGCATTGACTTCTCAGCATCTACAGAGGCACTTTTTCCCACCAGCAACCTCTTTGCCAGATCTTTCTTATAGAAGGCTTCAAAGACGTCTTTACCTATTAAACAAAACGGGCAAAAACTTTAGAATTGGAAATTCTAAAGAAGCTGGAAATAAAAGAAACCAAACATATCTaacaatacattaaaataattattaatctcAAAAAGACATCAGTGTTTTACCATAAATGAACCTGAATATGATCATAATCTTGTCCAGCATTTTTTCGAGTTCCTCATCAGTGGCTTCTTTGTTTCCCGCCCTTAGCTTCGAATCAACATATTTTGCTTAAAGAGAGGAAAAATACAAAGGAAAGCCATTAAACTACTTATTCATACAGGTAATCTTTGTGATTctacacccaaaaaaaacaccacaacgGCAGTTTTTGAGCTTATGAATAACTACTATATACTAAAGACAGCATGTGTTATCAGCACTGACCTATAAGCTCTGCAGGTTTGTTCGGCCGCTTGTTGATGAAAGTTTCAAAGGCTTCTTTCATAGCATTTACAAATTTTTCATTCTTCATGAAGCACACATCGATGATGGAGTCCACTTTGTCTTTAAAATCCAGCAGTTCTTGCACCATTGTCTTGTCTTTCTCAGGATTGATCACTATTGTGCTGCCAAAGGCCTGTGATATAAACCCATTGAAGaaggtttgttgttgttgttgttgttgtatcaGTACCACACTAACATATCGGACACTTAAGAACATATATATcttggtttaaaaaaacaacaacagcataacacatacataatataataaaatataacaagaacataaataataatataaaaatataatttgtatGTCTCGCATGTATAAAAGCCTGATTTGTTGAATTCTATCAACCGTTACATTTACACTTCATTTAAGACAATGATAGATTATACAAACTAGTTACAGGAAGATACAAACAATACTGGACTAACATGAGATGTCCCACATAAAAACAGTGCATTATAACTGTCTTCTGcagtaatgaataaataaataaatactgagtGACCAGATAAAAAGCTTTTGAAATATTGGATTCTGAAGTGCCTAAAATGTTTGGACAGTTCAGCACATATAGCAAACATAAAAGGTAAGGCTTCAAATGTACCTTAATGTACTCAATCCAGTGCTGCAGGAGAACTTGCACTCCTCCTCTAACACGACTGAACAGTTGATACAGCAGAGACAAGTCCTGGATACGGTTCTCATCCAAGAGGTGATTCAAGCCtgagaaaaaaatatcaaagaaagaagaaaacttttgtttaaacaaaaatggCTGAGAAATTGTGTTACATTTGGACCATCAAGAAAATCATTTTTCAACATAGTACCTTTCTGAAGTGTTGCAGTTAGGTGTTCACCAAGTAACTGCTTTTCCACAGTGGCAATGAGGGGTttccttaaaaaataataataataaaaaagattttaCAGTCACACACCCCTAAATAAATACACGTccaattcaataaataaatgtatgtgctCAGCAAACTCACTGTGTGCTCTGGTCCAAGTATGTGATGACTCTGTCTGCTTCCTCCTCCAAGCGTTTGTTCACATGATGAAGATACTCTGGAACCTTCAGAGAAAATGGCACTGTCACTGTTACCGGTCTGTAAACAGGTGGATTAGCTTTGCGCTGTGAGCTCAAAAAAGCCATTTCTGTAAATCAGCTAATCAAAGCTTGTCATAAAACCGCACACAGCGTCCAAACATACATCTAGAACACCTCTGCTGAAAGAACTATCACGATGCGCCCTACTTGTAGGGTCACACAATATACCGAAATTTCAGCATGTTTTCAGGACTGCAATGTCTTCTGCAGTAGCTTTTCTGAATCAAGTTTTTATATGGGTTCTTCTTTGCAATTGTGTCTGGATGTAGTAATCTCCACTTCAGAAATGTGTCAGTTTTCAAATGCAGTGACACCTGAGGGTCCAAAGATCACAGGCAAGCAATACTGACTTTGGGCCTTGTTCCTTTCTTACAGAGATTTCCCTGGAATCTCTGGTTCTTTACTAAATGTGACTTGTTGTCCattaacatctttttttttttttttgtagttttacacCAGTCTAATGTTAATCCAttccaacattttttggaatgtgCTGTTGGCATCAAATCAAAGTTTGCATGTATTttcaataaacaataataatttcttATTCTCaacatttgtattttgtttttgtactaaTTTCAActaaatataatgtttaaatgatttgcacaccattgtattttgtttttaattgacCTTTTGCAGAGCAATCCAACATCTCTGGAAATGGGCACTGTATTTGTTTCCTATATTCAGTTTtcagaatgtgtgtttttattatttatcagttttttttaagtatcAAGCACTATGCTGTAAGTATTGTTTTCACAATCAAAAGTCTTGCATCATATcttcatatatatatgttatttcAAGCCAAATAATCTTAATGTTTATATCACCTCTCTTTCTTGCATCAGCCTCTGTCCTTCTGCAGCATACAGTCGATTTGTCTCCTCCAGAAAACGCTGCTCAAATGAATCTTGATAGATCTGTCCAAAGCAAGAgaatcacatttaaaacatttcttcCCCACCACTCTCCTATGACAACTCTCTCTAAGTACTACTAAATATAATAAATCTGACAGCACAACAGTTTCTAATATGCTGTAACCTGTTGTTTCTAAACAAAGGTGGTTATGAAGTGGATGAAAAATAGCAAAACAAAGAACACATTTCTCATGGAACAATACAAACGACAGACATGGCTCAGAAATGAAAAAGCATATCTTTCATTGTTCTTTAGCATATTCATGGACATAATATAGAGGGAAGTTTACAAAATTCAGCCCTCATTTTATTCACACAAGCAATATCTACAACAACCATTGTGTCTACTCCAGCAAATAAAACTACAGTCTGGAGATACACGCTGGATTTGGCCATTTGTATCTATCCGTGAATGCTCAGTCTGAAAATGAACAGATTTAAGGAATTAATCTGGTCTTCCACATGAACAACGATTTTAactagagctgggcgatatttTTTAGCTGAGTGGCgatatatgatatatatctCGATATTTTTCTTCTAGATAATAACAAAAAGGCACCTCTGAGTCAAAGCTACATGTCCCAAATCTCACACAGGAACTTTTATTAACATTCAGCTGTAGATGTCCATGAGACAATGCTCAAAAATAAACTATTGgcacatattaaataataatgctcttaataaaatgttattttcctGCATAACTAAAGACTCATAGATGTGCTGttaaactgtaaacagaaaacatacagaGCAACAATAGCAAACAGTTGATTTGTTCTTTAAAAAGTCAGTTTCCTGTGAAGCAGACTTCACCAAAGTGCTTCCTTCTGTGTTTACTCCTGTACGTCTAGTACTTTGTGCAAATAACAAATCATGTAAagatttttgttatttaaacaatgtttaatataatgatatatcgtccagccctaattgTAACTGTATCAGGAGAACTGGCTCATAGCATAAAGCCTGGAATAATGCATGTAAATTTGCTTGTGTGTCTGTAGTACCTGCAAATCAGAGAGCATGCTCAGTAAACTCCTCAGAAGACTGCGGTCTATTGCCTCTCCACTACGCTCTCTCTCAATCAGCAGCAGAATCCCATCAATCGTCTTACTCTGAACTTTTAAATCACTGATGATGTAGAAACGAAACAACTCTAATCCCATGTCCCTGCAGAGTttaaaagaggaagagaaaataattccaCATATCCCAAGACAGATTACTCATGGCAGAAATTGTCAATTTTCTGtgactatatttatttattaattaatcaacaaacaaatacttttatttttaaataataaataaataaatctgtgttAAAGCAGGAGGAGGTACATACCAAATTGATGGCAGCATTGAATTTTGTAAAACATACGTGCgatccaaaaacaaaaatatactcCTAATCATTATCTGGGAAAAGAACGAAACAATAGAGACATTTCAGCTCCAAGGCAACAGAACTGCATTTATTCAAATATGAACAATATCTCAGAAGCTAAATACTAAATGTGACAAGCAATTCTACTGCATCTATATTAGTGAGGCACATTCAtataaaatcatgaaaatatTGGTGTTGGACATAACATTAGATTTCATTGTATTCTAAGGAGCAAAATATTTCTAATAAACAATGATTTACTGTGATAAATGAATTTGAAGACCTAATTATATAAACGTGTAATTCTATTCCAGGTGGAtcttcattttataaaatgtttctgtACCATTTCTTACCATTTGTCTGCAGTGATCTTGCCAACATTTATCTATCTTCTTCAAGAAAAGAACACTGTCTAATGAGTCCGTGGAAGCTGAGTTAAGGAAAAAGTTCCATTCACAGAGAATATGTATAATCTCACTTGCACAGATGTTCAACAACTATACAATTATGATACCATTTTTAAGCATCTTTTAAGTTCTTGGCATTGAAGTACACCATGTGTCATTGCACTTCTCACTCTGGCAATGCTGCGTTCAAACATGTCTCCCAGAATCTTGCCGTACACGTGCAATGTGTTGACAAAACGTTCCCTGCCTTTGCACGGCACCTTACCAAGTTTTCAGTGGGGGCTCATTTTTTTGGGCTTTACTTGTAGTTATCTAACCTTACTGAGTGGCAGCGTGATAGTTCGCTGTCTAACTGTCACTTTAATTTATTCAGGTCATTGCTATTTTTTTTAGTTACCGTTTTGCAGTTTCTCTTTAAAAAGGTGGTTCTTCGACAAAAtagaaacataaacacacaaaaaaacattagtgTGCTTACAGGATTTTCTACACTGTGAAAGGATTATTCACACTgatgtaaaatatattgtaaatggtTAAATCTATATTAGAATAGAATTTGTAAATAGAATCTaatagggggcggcacggtggcgcagcaggtagtgtcgcagtcacacagttccaggggcctggaggttgtgggttcgattcccgctccaggtgactgtctgtgaggagtgtggtggtgctccggtttcctctcacagtccaaacacacgcgttggtaggtggattggcgactcaaaaagtgcccataggtgtgagtgaatgcgtatctgtgtgtctgtgttgccctgtgaaggactagcgccccctccagggtgaattcctgccttgcgcccaatgattccaggtaggctctggacccaccgagaccctgaactggataagggttacagataatgaatgaatgaattaatctaaTAGGGTTTTTCTGCTGTACAGAACCCTTCTAAAAAAAGGTGCTAGACCTAACCATATACATTTATAGGTTTCATGAACCTGATGACGATTTCCACAATGCAGAGAATCTTTTAAGCATGCAAATGGGTTTTCTGAGTGTTTTAAGAGTATATTAAATGCAGACGATTGTTTTGTCACCAAGTCTGACTGAGAGGGGGCGTGTCCTGAAAGTAACGTGACGTTAATGCATACCCGCTATAAATTAAAATCAGGGCTAAATCCAGACTGCAGGGTGATCACACATTTTTTCTAGAATTCACCTTCATGCACAGCACAAACAAAGGAACTGGTGAAGTGGTTGAGGGAGTCAAGTACTAATGTCTACAGAGTGTGTTATCACCATGACCTAAAAGGCTTGCGTGCAAGACCAATTCAGCTGGTACTATACAATTCTGAAATTCAGTACCGAGACACGGTTACAGATTTAAATCTCTTAGCATTCTCTTTGATTTATAAACACCAGAAGACAGTTGTGGAGTTTTCTGATTCAACACAAATATGCAGAAAAGGATATTCTCTGAACTGATCAATTTGTGCCTTGATGTGGTCTTCGCAAACAGCTCTCAGCTGCTTATAAAGCTTGGCAGAGATCTTATGGGAGCAGAGATTCTCGACAgcctaaaaaattaaaaacacattaagtgACATTTCTTATGAGATGCTGGTTCTGTTGTGTTCCTGCAGTGGATGTAGAATACTTCAATACATGACAAACAGCATAATCAATGCATATTAGCCCATTAGTCCACATTTTAAATACTCTCACACCTTATACTTAACTTTGATGGCACGGCTGTATAATTCTTTAAAACCTCATATTCGGTTGGTTAAACTCTTTTTCCATCCTCTGCCCTATTCTTTCATTAAAAATGCTAAAATTCTGGTTCATGAATTCATCTTGTTTTGTTTAGACTTCAGCAACCTTTTCGCTGGCCTTCCTAACAAAATCATATAATCTCTGCTAGACGTTCTTCTGCTGACACAAATATAAACCAGTCTTGTAGATGGTCTGGCAGCAGTCTTTCTATCTGAACTACACCTCTACTCTCCTGCATCATCACTTCAGTCTTTTGTCTTTGCCCAAGTTCAGATTAGTTcctaacactcactcactctctctctctctctctctctctcgtgcatAGACCTTGCATACaaacactaaataaatgcaaaataacagtaataaatacaataataataataaagaaaaaaagccccccacagagcaggtaaaaatcacacaaaccagTGTTTCTGTTAGGCTGTTCActctgatttttaaaatgtgacatATATATGTCTGAAACGCTCATGCTCCAAAAAACGATATGCTCAAAAGAACAATATTTCATTCAGGTTCAACAGAGCAGGAGGGTCCATGTACATTCCGTCCAAAGCATATTCATCTGAAATTTAAAGATTCATAGAAGCAGACAATGCTTTATCTGACGACACGACAGTTTGTAGAGACATCTTTTCTTTCACAAAGTAATTTTCTAGGTGAAAGAAAgagttaatttaaattaaaccaTTAACAGATACCAAAAAGTCAACCATTTTCCACTGGACATTTGAATGAAGGTTTACTTTGTCCTAATTGTGGCCTCTTGCAAACATGGTTTCTCCAAAAAAGGAGAACAGGAAACCGGACAAAATGAGTTTAAAATTACAGGTGATCCACATTCAACCACCTTTACCTTTTAAAGTTGGATTAGTACATTTCAGTTTACCAGATTTTTAGAAAATGATAATGTTTTATACCCTCTGTTTCCAGTGCCTACAAatatctaataaaaaaaatgctttggacAAATGTACAAGGACCATTCCTCATGGTGCTGTCCGTCTCCTTCAAACTGCGTTTGAGGAATGCGAAGCTGAACTGACATAACTGTTTCATGAATTCCCATTTGAGTGTTCAGAAATTGTTGCATTAGCCCCAACAAATCTGGATCGGATTTCAGTACCACACATGAAATCGGCCTAAATTCCAGCTGAAACGATCAGATTCTATGAGTTATGATCTGTCCGCGCTGTAACACAAATGACACACCTGTGTCacatgagaaaaagaaaattagAAGATCTGTGCCATTTTTCCACTTTTGATGTGTAGCCTTTGTCATCTTCTGACATTGTTTCTCACCTGATAGAGTTCCTCCAGATTGTACTTTATAGAAGTGCTGTTTTGTATGGCCTCGACTGCTTCTTTTAACTTCTGCCAGGTTTCATGTGTGTAATTTTCTGGTAACTTTGgcttttctgtaaaaatgaCACACAGTACATGTACGCAACCGACGTTAAACATATCAACATGAGAATGTCATTATAAACAAACTTGTCCATCTTTTGCTAGCAGTGATCAAACGTCATTAGCCTTGCCACAccccccactttgggaaccactggtgTAAGGTGTCCCTTTGTGAATAAAAGCTGTATTGGCCAACATTTATGTGGGCATCGCTTCTGATTTAAAGGGTATTAATAGGTTGTCCATTCCACATTGATGCAGCAACAGTCTCTACTCTCCTAGGCAGGCGTTAGACTAGATGTTGTAAAATCTAGGATGATTTGGTGCTATTCAGCCTCAAATATTAAAGACAGTTCAGGCGCACCAATATCACTGCTATTCATACAAAAGATATTGGATGGTGCTGCATCAGTCTAGAGAAAACAATTCCAATAAGCTGCAGCCCAAAACGGgccatttatatatttctggCAAAGGCTTGGCTTTACACATGTTCATTTTATgattatgtgcagctgctccaatgCACCTCGGTCTACTCCAAATTTTAAAGCACAGAAATGTTTACATGCCATTGTTACAATGCTAGAAGCATTAATGCAGAATCGTGATAAGGTTTTAGccaaaaaacatgtttgttttaaaatagtttATGATAGAAGAGTTAACGTGGATTGTTGCAAAAATAACACCAATATTTTGTGCAGTGAACAGTAACTTCAGGGTCCATCATCGTCGCATGTGAagttctttttaaaattaagttCAAAACTATTAAATAGTTCAATCACATCAAAATAAGTCTGGAAGGTATGACCAATGATCAGAAAGCGCATTTATTTTcatgaacattttatttacactgcCTGTAATTACACCTTAGGCTGGTCTTGTTTGTGACAAGTGTGTCCTACAACTTTACCAGCAGGTCTATAAGTGTTCACTCCCTCACTGGCAGCTGCTGGTCAGCCAGCGGCAGGTGTCACTGACCATGGGTCTCTCGCTGGAAGCTGCCACTCTGCCAGTGACAGGATCTTTAGTTTGAGAGGTTTGTTCAGTCTCTGACTGGACTAATGTCCAGCAGAACAAAGCTGCCACTGACCAGGTAGTAGAAGCTGGTGACTGAAATATTACAGAAATGCTGCCAGGTGCCAACTGATAtttacccccctctctctctctctctctctcaagaaaACTGTCAAAGAGCAAAGAACTGTGAGCTGCTGAAAAGCTCCAGTTCAACTAACCTTTAAAATTTTTGATGACGAGTTTCTTGGCGGCGCCCGGTTTGCTGTTGGAGAAGGTGGCCGAGGCAGCGCTCTTTGTGAGGCCGTTGGCGTGGTGCGAGACCCCGGCGGCAAGCAGCGCGCTTTTGGCCTTGGAGCAGGAGGCCGAGGGAGAGTCGGAGTCGGCCATCTTCACATCCAGCCCCAGCCCCAGCAAATCCAGCGGCTCCTCGAACCTCAGTTTTTTCTGGATGTGCTGCGAGGAGGCGGCGGAGAGCGGCTGAGAGATGGCGGCTCTGGGGGAGGACGGAACGGACTCGGGCTCTTCTCTCTCCGCGCTCTGAAGCTTCCTTTTCTTGGGCGACGTTAAGCCGCTGTCGCTGCGGACATCCGAGGCTCTGGGCTCTTGGCTCGGCGGTGGGGGATTAGGGGAAGGTAAACCTGTtggaaacatgaaaaaaaaaaggcaaaaaaaaaaaaaaaaaaagaatcaaaaCGGAGTCTGTTACTAATGTTAACAACAACGCTC
This region of Hoplias malabaricus isolate fHopMal1 chromosome 17, fHopMal1.hap1, whole genome shotgun sequence genomic DNA includes:
- the cul4b gene encoding cullin-4B; the protein is MFPTGLPSPNPPPPSQEPRASDVRSDSGLTSPKKRKLQSAEREEPESVPSSPRAAISQPLSAASSQHIQKKLRFEEPLDLLGLGLDVKMADSDSPSASCSKAKSALLAAGVSHHANGLTKSAASATFSNSKPGAAKKLVIKNFKEKPKLPENYTHETWQKLKEAVEAIQNSTSIKYNLEELYQAVENLCSHKISAKLYKQLRAVCEDHIKAQIDQFREDSLDSVLFLKKIDKCWQDHCRQMIMIRSIFLFLDRTYVLQNSMLPSIWDMGLELFRFYIISDLKVQSKTIDGILLLIERERSGEAIDRSLLRSLLSMLSDLQIYQDSFEQRFLEETNRLYAAEGQRLMQEREVPEYLHHVNKRLEEEADRVITYLDQSTQKPLIATVEKQLLGEHLTATLQKGLNHLLDENRIQDLSLLYQLFSRVRGGVQVLLQHWIEYIKAFGSTIVINPEKDKTMVQELLDFKDKVDSIIDVCFMKNEKFVNAMKEAFETFINKRPNKPAELIAKYVDSKLRAGNKEATDEELEKMLDKIMIIFRFIYGKDVFEAFYKKDLAKRLLVGKSASVDAEKSMLSKLKHECGAAFTSKLEGMFKDMELSKDIMVQFKQYMQCQNIPGNIELTVNILTMGYWPTYIPMEVHLPPEMVRLQEIFKTFYLGKHSGRKLQWQSTLGHCVLKAEFKEGKKELQVSLFQTLVLLMFNEGEEFSLEEIKLATGIEDSELRRTLQSLACGKARVLTKTPKSKDVEDGDKFSCNDDFKHKLFRIKINQIQMKETVEEQASTTERVFQDRQYQIDAAIVRIMKMRKTLSHNLLMSEVYNQLKFPVKPADLKKRIESLIDRDYMERDKENPNQYNYVA